Part of the Arthrobacter gengyunqii genome is shown below.
GACAGCACTGAGGAACTGATTGACCGTGCCTGTCTGCGCGTACATCCATGACCAGGCAATACCGGCCGCGGCAAGGGGCACAATCTGCGGCAGGAACAGGATGGTCTGTGCTGCCGAAGACATCAGGCCCTGGCGCATGGAGCGGATCAGGCTGGCCAGGATCAGCCCGACGCCGATGGGGATGAGCGTGAAGAACACGATCAGGGTGATGGCGTTGAGGATCGAACCGAGCAGAACGGGGTCCGTCAGAACCTTCGCGTAATTCTTGATCCCCACGAAGGTGGATGCTCCGACCCCGTTCCAGTCATAGAACGAGTACTGCAGCCCCATGGCCAGCGGAATCAGGACGAACCCGGCGTAGACGCCTATTGCCGGAAGCAGCATCAGCCAGGCGACATAGCCGGCGCGGCCCACGGACTTCCGTTTGCGCGGTTTGCGGGCGGCCACTGCCGGCCCTGCCGGAGTCGAACCCGCAGCTGCGTTTTCCTGCTGCCCGGAACGACGGCGGACAGGGCCGGTGGCGGCCTTTTGCATTAGTCGTTCACTTCGCTCTCATAGAACGCCTGCACGCGGTTGACGAAGTCCTCGCCGGTGATCTTGCCTGTCACCAGCAGCTGCGACTCCGGGATGATCGATCCGGCGTAGATGCCGGAGGTGGTGTTGGACATGAAGTCCACCTGGCCGTTCTCCGCACCGATCTGTGCGGCCATATCCAGGGCGGACGCAATCAGCGAACCTTCCTCCACCGTGGGCTGCTCGAGCTCGGGGTCTCCGCCCGGGGACGCTCCGGTGACGTCGGAGATGATCTGGCGTGCGGCCGGATCCGTGTGGATCCAGTCCAGGAAGTACGTGGTGGTGTCCAGATCATCAGAGCCCGCGGCCACCGAGAACGAGTTGGCGGCGCCCATGGCTACGTGGTCGCCTCCCTCTTCCAGCGGCGGAACGAGGAAGAAGTCGACGTTGTCGCCCAGCGCCTTCTGGTAGTTCGCGGCCTCCCAGTTGCCGTTGAAGGTAAACAGGCCGTCACCTTCCGAGAACCGGCTGACGAAGGTGAAGTAGTCAATGGCATTGATGTCGGAAGGGAAGTACCCCTTGTCGGCCCAGGTGCGGATGACTTCGGCACCCTGGATGTTGCCCTCGGTGGCATAGGAACTTCCGGGTTCGTTGAACATCCAGGAGAGGAACTCGTCCTTGTCCGCATACTGGTTCATCGCTGCCTGGATTGCGAAGTTCACCACGCCGTCCTTGTCTCCGGCCATGATGGGCTGGACACCGCCGGCTTTCGCCGTTGCGAGGTCCTCCTCGAGCTCGGCCCAGGTTTGCGGAGGGCCGTCAATCCCCAGCTCGTCGGCAAGGGCGGTGTTCATGAAGATACCCGTGACGCTGTAGCCAAGGCCCACCTGGTAGAGCGGTCCGGAACCGCGCGTTCCTTCCTCATTCATCCGCAGCGGTGACAGCTGCGTCTCGGGCCAGGCATCCCATCCGTAGGCTTCGGCGTACGGATCGAGGTTTGCGAGCAGCCCGTCGCCGGCGGTGTCACCGATGGTGGGCAGCCGGATCAGGTCCGGAGGATTGTCCCCGGCCAACAGCTTGGGGGCGTTGGCGGTGAGGTTCTGGAAGGTGTCCCGCGTGATCTCAAAGGTGACGTTGGGGTGCTGCTTGGTGAACTCCTCCGCCAGCTTGTCCGTCACGGGGAAGCCGGTTTCATCGGCGATGGTGATGGTGACGTCCTCTGATGTGAGCTCGGTGTTCACCTCGGCGCTGGTGACGTCCGAGGACTCGGTGTTGTCTCCGCCGCTGCCCGGAGCGCATCCGGCGAGGGCCAGACCGGCGGCGGCCATGAAAGTAACCACGGCAACTGGTTGACGGCGCCGCGAGCGCCCCAGGGATGAAAGCATTGTTGACTCCTTTGTCGCTGCTTGTGTGACAGGTCACTTGGCGCTGTGCGCTAAATCCATTCAGCACACACCCTGTCCCTTATCCGGCAATACCGCAAGTGAATTTGCCAAGTCGTTACAGGCGGTTAGCATCGAGCAGGAGGAATTATGGCCACCAGCAAGCGTGTGACCCTTGCCGACGTCGCACGTCGGGCAGGTTTGTCGTCTTCCGCGGCGTCCATGATTCTCAACGGCCGTCCGGATACCCGGTTGTCCAAAGATGCCCATGACCGGGTGAACCGCGCCGCTGCCGAGCTCGGTTACCGGCCGAATGTGGCGGCGCGCAGCCTGCGCATGGATAAGACCCAAACCATTGGATTTGTCTCCGACACTGTCGCCACAACACGATTCGCCAGCGGGCTGATCAAGGGCGCCCTGGCGGCAGCGGAACGGGCCGGGCACGTCATTCTGTTGGCCGAGACCGGCGGAGACCATGCGCGTGAAACCGAAGCAATTGCCGCGCTGCTGGATCGACAGGTTGACGGCATAGTTTTCGCCGCGACCCGGGCCCGTGAACTGTTTATCCCCGCTCTGCAGGAAAACGTCCCCGTGGTTCTGCTCAACGCCATCAACGAGCACTTCCCGGTGTCGGTTCTGCCCGACGAAGAACGCGGCGGCCGGGCAGCCGTGTCACTGCTGGCAGACGCCGGCCACAAAGAGGGCATATTCCTTATCGGGCATGACGGGGTGAAAGAGCGGAATGTTTTCCGGTCGACCACGGTGGCCCGGCGGCTGGACGGAATACGGGCGGAAATGAAGGACCGGGGACTGTCCTTTGAACGCGAAGAATCCATCTGGGATTGGGAACCGCAGAACGGCTACGCCTGCGTGCATGAACTCCTGAACGAAGTGCCCCAGCCACGGGCATTGATCTGTTTGAATGATCCGCTGGCATTCGGTGCCTATCAGGCGTTGACGGAGAAGGGCCTCCGGGTGCCGGAGGATGTTTCCATTGTTTCCTTCGACAATGACGAAATAGCGTCCTATCTTCGGCCCGGACTGACGACGATCGGACTTCCCCACGAGGAGATGGGCCGCCTCGCCGTTGAATTGCTTTTGGACGGCGCCAAGGGCGGCGAGCACCTCGTGGACATGCCCGTCATTGTCCGCGCCTCCATCAAGAAGCGAGACCAGCCATGAAACGCAGAATTCCCCAATCAAAGAACTCCGCGACCTGGCCCGGTTCAAGCCTCTTGACCTCGACCGGTGCCGGGCACGGCTGGCGAAGGCCACCAATGCGTGGGAACTGCGCGCAGGCGCTACTTCTTGTCATCTCCGGTGAGCCGCTGGGAAAGATAGACCGGGATCATTGAGGCCACGATCAGGACGGCGGCGATCACGTTGACGATCGGTGCCTGGTTGGGCCGGGCCATGTTGTTGAAGATCCAGATCGGCAGGGTTTCGGTGCCCGGCGGAGCGGTGAAAGTAGTCACCACCACCTCGTCGAAGCTAAGCGCAAAGGCGAGCAGGCCACCGGCCACAAACGCCGAGCGGAAGCCCGGGAACGTCACGCCGAAGAAGGTCTTCACCACATTGGCTCCCATGTCCATCGCAGCCTCTTCCAGTCCGCGGTTCATCCGCCCCAACCGGGCCTGCACGTTGTTGAACACCATCACGATGCAGAAGGTGGCGTGGCCCACGATCACGGAAAACAGGCCCAGCCCGATCCCGAGGGGTTCAAGCACGGTCTTGAAGGTGTTGTTAAGCGCGACGCCGGTGACGATGCCCGGCAGGGCGATTGGCAGGACCACCAGCAGATTGATGGTGTTCTTTCCGAAGAAGTCGTAGCGGGACAGGGCAAAGGCCACCATGGAACCCAGCAGCAGCGCGATCACGGTGGCGACGGATGCCACTTTGAGCGAGGTCCAGAGGGCCTCGCGGACGCCTTCGTTGTGCCAGGCTGCCACCCACCAGCGGGTGGTGAATTCCTTGATGGGGAACGCGCCGGAGGTGGTGGCGTTGAACGAGTTGGCGATCACCAGCAGCAGCGGCAGGTAGATCGCGGCCATCACCAGCCCGGCGAAAACGCGCAGGGTGATCTTGGCGGAAGCGGAAAGCCTCATGGCAGTCTCCTACAGTTGCTTCAGGGCGCCGGACTTGCGGGCCAGGAACAGATAAAGCACGACGACGATGATCGGCACGGTGCCGAATGCTGCGGCGAGCGGCGGGTTCAGGTTGATGTTCGAGGCGATGACGGTGCCGATGACCTGGGTCTTACCGCCGACAAACTGGGCTGCGATGTAGTCGCCCAGGCTCAGCGAAAAGGTGAAGATGGACCCGGCTACGAAGGCCGGCTTCAGCAGTGGAACGGCCACGGTCCAGACCGTGGACCACGCTTTGGCGCCGAGGTCAGCGGAGGCATCAAAGAGGCTGTCGGGGATCTGCCGGAACGCATTGTAGACCGGCACTGCCATATAAGGGAACCAGAGATAGGCCAGCGTGACGATCAACGCGGCGGTGCCGTAGCCGGGACCGGTCATGCCCAGCGGTGCCAGCAGCCAGTCCAGCGGTCCGCCGGAGGAAAACGTGATGCGCCAGGAGAAGACCTTGACCAGGTAGCCGGCCCAGAGCGGCAACGTGATTCCGATAGCCAGAGCGGCCCGCATCCGCGGCGAGGCGACCTTGGCCATGTACAGGCCCAGCGGCAGCGCAAGTGCCGCGCAGAGTACCGTCACTGCCAGGGCGATTCCGATGGTCCGCAATGCAGTCTGCTGGTAGGCCGGGACGGTGATGATCTCAATGAAGTTTTCCAGCGTGAACGCGGGAATGACCTTCGAGGTGAAGCTGTCCGTGGTCCAGAACGCCGTGATGAACAGAAGGATCAGGGAGCCGATGTAGAGCACGCCGAGCCAGCCGAGCGGAAGCAGCAGCAGGCCGGCCAGTCGGGCCTTCGGCCGGGCATAGAGCATTCGGGAGAGCCGGTCGCCCGGACTGTTCCGGGGGTGTGCCTGGGACGCGCCGGGGGCGGGCGGGGACGGTGTTTCTTGGATTACTGCCATGGCGCTTTCCGGCGGGTTCCGCCGATTCTCCTCTTGGGCCGGGCCTGTGGGACATGTCGCCGCGGTGTGCGGCGGGGAGGGTTGGTACTGGTGGGGGCGGAGGTCGTTCAATCCGCCGCCCACCAGCGGTCACTGCAGGGCCTGGCTAGCCCTTGATCTCGGTCCAGGCCTTGGTCCAGTCCTGGTAGTTAGTGCAGGTCACGTCCGTGCGGCCGTCAACGCACTGCTCAACCGGGGTGGTCCACATCCAAACCTGCTTGTAGTACTCCTCGTCCGTGGCGTGGAAGGTCTCGCAGTGCGCGGTGTTCGCCTCGGAACCTTCACAGGCAAGGGCGTTGGCAGGGGCCATGCCGAAGTTCTGCGATATCTGCGCGTTGACCTCGGCGGAAGACGCGTAGTCCATCCACTTGTAGGCACAGTTCGGGTTCTTCGACTCTGCGGCGATCATCCAGGTATCGGACCAGCCGGTAGCGCCTTCCTTGGGCAGAACGGACTCGACCTTGCCGCCGTCGCCCTGTGCCAGGTTCACGATTACCTGCCAGCCGCTGCCCATGTGCACGGTGCCGGAGGAGATGGAGCTGACAGCCTTCAGGGCATCGTTCCAGTACTCGCCCACCAGCCCGTTCTGGGTCTTGAGCAGTTCGACGGCGGCAGCGAGCTGCTCTTCGTCGAGGGCGTAGGGGCTGGTGATGCCCAGGTCCGGCTGCGTCGCCATCAGGTACACGGCGGCGTCGGCGATGTAGATCGGGGAGTCGTACGCCATGGTCTTGCCGGCGTAGTCAGTGTCCTCTTCCCACAGCGGCGCCCAGGAGTCCGGGGCTTCGGCTACGTGGTCGGTGTTGTACATCAGCACGTTGGCGCCGCGGCCGATCGGAACGCCGTAGCTCTTGCCGTTCAGCGTGTCATAGACCTGGCCCTTGAGGCCGTCCACAATGTTGCCGAAGTTAGGGATCAGATCGGTGTTGATCGGGGCAACGTCGCCGCCTGCGATCAGGCGCAGGGACGCGTCGCCCGACGCGGATACGAGGTCGTATTCCCCGCTGCGCATCAGCTGGACCATTTCATCCGAGGTAGCGCCGACCTTGCGGTTCACCTGGCATTTGGTCTCTTCCTCGAATGCGGAAACCCAGTCGGCGTCGGGGTTGGTCGAGCCGTCTTCCACGAAGCCAGCCCAGGCGATGATGTTGACCTGGCCTTCGCTTTCGCCAACTTCGGACGCCGTCGGCAGATCGGGGACCTGGATGCCGGTTGAGGATGAATCAGAGGCTGCTCCGCCTCCGCATCCGGCCAGGACCAGCGAGAGCGAGGCGAGGGCTGCCAGGGGCAGCGCCTTGGAGATCTTCATA
Proteins encoded:
- a CDS encoding carbohydrate ABC transporter permease — protein: MQKAATGPVRRRSGQQENAAAGSTPAGPAVAARKPRKRKSVGRAGYVAWLMLLPAIGVYAGFVLIPLAMGLQYSFYDWNGVGASTFVGIKNYAKVLTDPVLLGSILNAITLIVFFTLIPIGVGLILASLIRSMRQGLMSSAAQTILFLPQIVPLAAAGIAWSWMYAQTGTVNQFLSAVGLGGITRSWLADYGTALPAVGLIGSWVLTGLCTVLLLTGIGKIDTSLYEAVRLDGAGWWREFFTVTLPGLRQEIAVLATLTIIAALSSFDIIYTSTQGGPGRTTLVPGISIFRIGFTQSDVGLASAFGIVLMVLVLLVVLPIQRLSKVND
- a CDS encoding ABC transporter substrate-binding protein: MLSSLGRSRRRQPVAVVTFMAAAGLALAGCAPGSGGDNTESSDVTSAEVNTELTSEDVTITIADETGFPVTDKLAEEFTKQHPNVTFEITRDTFQNLTANAPKLLAGDNPPDLIRLPTIGDTAGDGLLANLDPYAEAYGWDAWPETQLSPLRMNEEGTRGSGPLYQVGLGYSVTGIFMNTALADELGIDGPPQTWAELEEDLATAKAGGVQPIMAGDKDGVVNFAIQAAMNQYADKDEFLSWMFNEPGSSYATEGNIQGAEVIRTWADKGYFPSDINAIDYFTFVSRFSEGDGLFTFNGNWEAANYQKALGDNVDFFLVPPLEEGGDHVAMGAANSFSVAAGSDDLDTTTYFLDWIHTDPAARQIISDVTGASPGGDPELEQPTVEEGSLIASALDMAAQIGAENGQVDFMSNTTSGIYAGSIIPESQLLVTGKITGEDFVNRVQAFYESEVND
- a CDS encoding LacI family DNA-binding transcriptional regulator is translated as MATSKRVTLADVARRAGLSSSAASMILNGRPDTRLSKDAHDRVNRAAAELGYRPNVAARSLRMDKTQTIGFVSDTVATTRFASGLIKGALAAAERAGHVILLAETGGDHARETEAIAALLDRQVDGIVFAATRARELFIPALQENVPVVLLNAINEHFPVSVLPDEERGGRAAVSLLADAGHKEGIFLIGHDGVKERNVFRSTTVARRLDGIRAEMKDRGLSFEREESIWDWEPQNGYACVHELLNEVPQPRALICLNDPLAFGAYQALTEKGLRVPEDVSIVSFDNDEIASYLRPGLTTIGLPHEEMGRLAVELLLDGAKGGEHLVDMPVIVRASIKKRDQP
- a CDS encoding ABC transporter permease, with product MRLSASAKITLRVFAGLVMAAIYLPLLLVIANSFNATTSGAFPIKEFTTRWWVAAWHNEGVREALWTSLKVASVATVIALLLGSMVAFALSRYDFFGKNTINLLVVLPIALPGIVTGVALNNTFKTVLEPLGIGLGLFSVIVGHATFCIVMVFNNVQARLGRMNRGLEEAAMDMGANVVKTFFGVTFPGFRSAFVAGGLLAFALSFDEVVVTTFTAPPGTETLPIWIFNNMARPNQAPIVNVIAAVLIVASMIPVYLSQRLTGDDKK
- a CDS encoding ABC transporter permease — translated: MAVIQETPSPPAPGASQAHPRNSPGDRLSRMLYARPKARLAGLLLLPLGWLGVLYIGSLILLFITAFWTTDSFTSKVIPAFTLENFIEIITVPAYQQTALRTIGIALAVTVLCAALALPLGLYMAKVASPRMRAALAIGITLPLWAGYLVKVFSWRITFSSGGPLDWLLAPLGMTGPGYGTAALIVTLAYLWFPYMAVPVYNAFRQIPDSLFDASADLGAKAWSTVWTVAVPLLKPAFVAGSIFTFSLSLGDYIAAQFVGGKTQVIGTVIASNINLNPPLAAAFGTVPIIVVVLYLFLARKSGALKQL
- a CDS encoding ABC transporter substrate-binding protein; amino-acid sequence: MKISKALPLAALASLSLVLAGCGGGAASDSSSTGIQVPDLPTASEVGESEGQVNIIAWAGFVEDGSTNPDADWVSAFEEETKCQVNRKVGATSDEMVQLMRSGEYDLVSASGDASLRLIAGGDVAPINTDLIPNFGNIVDGLKGQVYDTLNGKSYGVPIGRGANVLMYNTDHVAEAPDSWAPLWEEDTDYAGKTMAYDSPIYIADAAVYLMATQPDLGITSPYALDEEQLAAAVELLKTQNGLVGEYWNDALKAVSSISSGTVHMGSGWQVIVNLAQGDGGKVESVLPKEGATGWSDTWMIAAESKNPNCAYKWMDYASSAEVNAQISQNFGMAPANALACEGSEANTAHCETFHATDEEYYKQVWMWTTPVEQCVDGRTDVTCTNYQDWTKAWTEIKG